The DNA region GGTCCATATTCCGAAGGGCAGTTTGGGAGAGTGCTAATCTCCTGGAGTCGGTCTGAATGTGAGACATTGTGAAAGGTCCAGGTAACTGGAAGAATCGCAAACAAAAACTATTGACGGAAAGCAAGTCAGTAAATTCACGTTACTTTGCATGgcgaagagaaaagagcaaggaaaaaaaaaaaaaaagcagcaATTGCAAGGTCCGATCCAAAGCGTGCGTCGAAAGTCTGTATTCTGTTAGTCAATTGATGGACGGTTTGCAATGTTCTCGAGAGTACGAACCGAAAGTCGTCCATTGAAGTATACTATCCAGGAAGGGTCCTAAAGGCGATACTACCGCTAGTCCGTTATCCAGTTCATTACAGAGGCGTCAAATGGTTCAGTCCGAGGTCTTGTCGTCCGAGTGATAAGTGACACGAGGTGCACTACAAAGAAGCGCAGAGCTACATGCCGTCTAGAAACATTATGCTTTCTTTTCCGGGTGTCCATGGTCTGAAGTCCAAACGAAAAGACTACAGTCAGTCATTGAGGTTGTCCAGGGTATGTATCGAAAGGTCCATAAATCCAGAAACAGGTGCAAATCAAACGCCGTATAGTCGAAGACAAGCCACAACAATAATCCAGGATGAAAATGGTCCAAATCAAAAGCAGAGTAGGGTCGAAGAGCGAATAATCCAGTTTAGGTCCAGGTCAAGGTACAAAGGTCCAAGGGTCCAAAGGCATATCCATGGGTAATTCTGGGGTCGTATATAAAGTAAAGTCCAAACGGAAAGTAAAGAATCCAAACCATGACGGAATGAAGACAACATTAAGTCTTCTACTGCTCCAGGTTGGTTCGGTTCGTGTCCACGGCCAGAGAAAGCAAAAACGGTCTTTGGAAATCCATGTGGAGAGTGCAACATAAAACACTCAATACGATGCATCATAAACATCATAATTGGCAACTGTCAAGATTGACAGGGCAGAATCCGGATAGTAAAACAGAAACAAAGTCCATGGGGTCCAGTGGAAAGCTGTCGGCGTATCAGACGCATAGCGCCCGGAATTGCAATGCGTAAGGGGGAAACGAGCAAAACGAAAACAGCAGCGACAAAGAAATGAGATGAAGGGGACTACCTGTTATTTTCTGGATTGGAGTGATGCAAGTGCAGGAGCAAGTGCAGAAAGAAGACGGAAACGaggcaagaaagaaaagcaacAAAAGCAGATCCTCTCCGGGCAAAACGGACTGAAATCCAATGGacggctttttttttttttttcttcccaaGATTCCGGCTGGAACTTGCAAAAGCAGACAGAAATGAAGAAACGAAGCAAAAGACACTGAAAGCCTTGCAAATGGTAGATTGTATATAGTCACTGACTGTAAGAGTACAGCTAGATAACAAGATATCCTGGAGGGGGGTATCAGGGGGATAGGGGTTCAATGACAATCCTCCGATGGCGAGATATAATCGAGATAAGATGAGACGATGAGTTtgagagggaagaagaggaagggaaACGATGCAGAGGAGGGAGGGAGTGCGCGGTTTTTAAGGGCATCACCTGAATCAGATCCCCTCCCGAAGAAGCAAAAGCCGGAGGGGCTCACAGCCGCGGTGGAGAGCCAAGAGGGGACTGTTATTGGTGCTCTGCATAACACTGGGAACGAACAGGATTGACGTGGCTTTCTCTGAGCGTGTCTGACTCTCTTGGAGTCTGTGATGGAATGCAACTTCTCGCATCGAGTCAAGCGGTGTGGCACTCTCTCTACCAGTCAATTCCTGTATCCACCGTCAGCCCTGCTATTGATTGGCAGTGGAGCCCTTTCCTGACTGGGAGAACATGGTCCGGTCTCCGATTGATTGGTTCAGATCGAATCCTTTAACCCCCCCTGATTGAATCGCTGACGGCATTACGCCTCGGCCCCGCTTTCGCTCGCGACAATCGGACGCACTATTTGCATCCGGACGTCCGTCAAGTGTCTGTCAGATACATTTGGATGGCTACGAGCGACACCACGTCAACTACGGCGCTGCTTTGCTTACAGCGTCCCAGTGGTCGGGATCAAGGTGATATGCGCGACCTACAGCCTACATCACACTGGGAAGAGATGTGTCAGCTGTGACTCTGCACGTCAACGGAGTTTCAGCCGTGCGTACGCCGTACAGCTGGATAGGGGACAGCAATGACCACTTGAATAGGGGTTCCTCAGGATACTACAGGAATCTCTCGGAAGAAACACGAGTCGTGACTGGTCAGACCGCACGGACATGTCGCAAGTCAGCGAGCCGCGTTGGGCAGCAATGCATACGGGAAAAGTTAGATCTATTGACAATGCATGTCAGTATCATCCACAATAGTAGGTTGCAGCAAAAAAGATATGGCATGAAGAAAAAGTGACAGAAGCGCATCAGACAAGGTGAAAGATGGTATAGGTTTTCGTTCAGCAATCCGAAGATCTTCAGTTGAACTATGCATTTGGTATATGGTAGTCATCATAACGAGGGATTAACCCCGTGCACTCTTAGGCGGCAATTGAAACAGGGGGAATAAATCAAAGCAAAAATAAATCAGTAGAAAATTGCTCACCTATTAAGGAGGGATGGCAATCGTCATTCCAATTATTGCACCAGCGCACCAACATGTCGAGCAAAAAAATTGACAGCAACTGAGCTGTCATTCAAAGTGCATTGCATCGCATCGATCAGTTGATGAATTAGATTTTCTCATTGTGACTCCAAAGTGGCCAGCCATTGACCAATGTCGTGGTGACATGAAGTTGTTCGGAAGAAGATGCAGCAGAGATTTTTGTAGTGCGTTCCGCTTTTGCAAGCGAGCTTCACGTGACTGTTTCCTGTTTGTTTCATTTGCATTGGTTTCGGAAAGGTTCAGTCTCGGGCCGAGCCGGATCCATTCAGTCGAAGCTACGGCTGTTCCAGAGTTTTCGAATGACGTGAATGTCTCAAACGAGGATACAGCAACCAGAGAGGGCCAAGCAGGTGGTCGTTAAGAACGCTATCCATACGGACTACGTCATTGAATCTTGTTTATCGTCATCTATTGGCATTGCAGTGACACGTAGATGAAGAATGCCGGTGCGAAATCCCAGAAAATATGAGTAGTCAATCCTGTCGCCCGTCGTAAAACCGCTGGCCTTGCCCAGCATGAGAGCTGAATCGTATCTCCCGCATCACAAAACCCTCTCAAAGGACGGTAACATAGGCTGGAAACGAACTGCATGGATCCGGAAATTACTCTGTTCAGCTACCGCTCCTCTGTATCTCATGCCCAATGGAAATCATGGGGGACGTAGGGCTTAGTGTATTCAAATCCACCATTTGCTTCGCGCGTCGAATAGACCTCTATACGTAGTAAAGATGCTTTTACCCAAAGCTCACTTACTCTGGGGTCCAATGTGTGTTTCGTGTGAATATATATTTGAGATAGAAGTCAAATCTTGATTTTTCCATAAATAtccaaaaacaaaaaaaaaaaaaatggccGTTAGCCCCGAGATATATAGAGGAGAAACGTGCTGTACAGAGAGCCCGTACGAGTACGTAGGCAAACATTGAGCAATTGGGCGATTTTGGATAGTTAAACAATAAATGAAGAAATCAGGCACTATGAGCTCAGATAATGGGAAATCGAGCAATTGAAGTAACGGAGGCCATTTGCAGAAATGGTCATCCAGGCGCTATGGACTTGGGCAGTTGAAGATCGATCAACTGGAGATATACCAAGCTCTTGGGCTTCTATGTAGAGTTTTCAATCAAAATAGGCAAGTTTCTTGCCTATAAGCTTTCAACTCGGGTCATGAAGTCCGTTCGCTGAAGTCAAGAGTCGGAATATACATGCTTAAACTTCATTGTATATGCTGTTGCAAAAAAGACACACATCCCGTGATCGCATATAACCCTTACGAGCTCAATTTGTACATAGAAACCGGATTTCATGCAGAAGATTTAATCATTGCCATGAACATCGGAGCAACTAATACAGGATTAACTGACATGTGTGGACATGATTGGCACTCAAAATACGAACCCACAATCTACCCGTGGAGTCGACTACATAGGAAGACCCAAACGAAGTCTGAGAAAATCTGATCCATACTTCCAACACATCACCATGTAGGAGACAGCgacagaaaggaaaagaaaacgcaGAAAAGTCGGTATACAATCATTTGATTCAGGATAAGGATCGTTTCGGGTTGCGAGGGTCATTTCTTGAGCCATATTACAAGACATGAATCATGTGTGGATGAATTGATGAGTTACAACGGCGGAATACCTAGATTCCTAACAACCACCCGCGCGCACCCGTTCTCAAAGCACGTCAACCCCAAACCAGCCACCTGCGATAAACTGCGGCAGGCCATTCATACTGATTATTATTGCTGGACCCCGGGGATTCATCAGGTATATCCATACCAGTATCTTGCACCGATTCTTCCATAGAAGGCACATTTCTCCAATagtcaagaagctgaaggaATTTGAAAGCCGGCAACGCCAATCCTGGCGAGTGAAGTGCGTGCATCACCATCCTTTCCGGGTATCCTCCCATCCAGATGAAAGAATAATCCAGATAAAGAGACTTCATGTTCGGAAGCTGAGCAATGAAGTCAGCCGCAAAAGCATATAAATCTGCTCCCTCGAGGGCCTCTTTCCTGTCCTCTGCATCATCAAATTGGGCGCACTGTATGATATCGGTTGCCTTGTCCACCATGTCTTTGAAGCGGGCTGACTCTCGACGCCAAATTATATTCCTCGTACGGCAGATCCATGATGGGGTTGATGAAGGTAGACTGAGATTTCGTACCGTAGACACCAGGTCTGGGCGCTTGAAGAAGATCCGAAATAGGAGTAGTTTGCGAACGGGAACAGTATATTCCCAGGTCCAGTTTATATTCTTGTAAAGAAGTGATTCGGCAAAGGGTGCAAATGCCTAAATACTGTTGACAGCGAGAGGATATCCCGAAATGCAAGGTCCTCAATGATCTCCAACCAACAATCATAtggaaggagaaaagagcgGGTTATATTAGCAGAACATAATTCAGCCATAATTCAGGTCATTTATAGCCTCATAGCGCTCTTCTACTAGCTCAACTAAGGCACTTTTAGCAGTTGAAGGAGGCAGAAAACCCTGTTGCGTGGTGAATCGACGCGTGAGTGGACTATTCCCTTTTTGGATGTCATGAGCTGAGGCTCTTCTCTTTAGATTCGCTAGCCATCAAACTCATTCTACACTGTCCAGATGCTTTTTATTCATATGTTTTCCCCCTTATTTGCAAGCAATAACCGATTATATTCTACGCAATAGAGTACACCGTTCTGAACCTCGAATCTGCAATGAACTGGACTGGAGGCCGTCTACAGCGACACTCGAAAGACCCAAGTACACTACAGAAACAGAGATTCGCAAAGCCCAGGTCAAGAGATGATGACGCTCAAGTACCTGAAATCTTCCAGAGCCAATTCCACGTCCCCAAGTCGCAGAAACGTACACTTAGCGGGGAACCTGATTCACGAGACCAGGTGAGTTGCTGGGGGAGTGAAATGCTTCTGGGTTTCTGCTTCCATGCTAATATATAACCAGCCCAGTAGGAACTTACACGGGCTGTCCAACCCCCCAGCATGCGCGAGCAACGAACCTCCCCAAGCCTTATCCCGCTTAGACCGCATCAAACGCCAACTACTAGGAACAAACGACTGGGCTGCAATTGGAGTCACCCGCCCAGTCAAGATGCCATTTAGGTCCATAGAGGAACTGGAGAGATTCGGGAAAAGGCGGAAGTTGACAGAGGCGGATCACAATAGACTGGTCCCTTCCGGTGGCAGGATCAGCCACCCGAGACCTCGCCAAGGGCCGCGAGAGCGTGCGTCATCTGAGTTTGGAATGATTGGAAAAGTGGATATCCGAATACATCGGCCGTGGGATAGTCCAGAATCTTCGAGTAATGGTCGCAACAAAAACAGTAACGAGTCATCCCAGCCAATGCTCCTAGATAGGGAGGATTCCGACCTCGTGGATCGGAGTCTATCAACAGATGGAGGAGCATACAGTCCAAGTAAGGGAAGAACCATTTCCAGTCAATTACTTCTATCGTCTCAGAACCTTCCCAGGAAGTCGCCATCTCTTGCGCCATCGGACATCGTTCTTCCTATCGAGTCTGTATCTCAGGAACAAGAACAGCAGTACGCCAATCTATTTGGTCCTCATCCATATCCACAACCGTCTAGATCGCTGATGAGGCTCGACAGCTATACTCCCAGCCTTCACCAGCCAGTTCCACAATTTCCCAGACGTTTTACTATTGACGACCAGATCGCTGCTGAACTGGAAGCACAGCCCTCGCGCGAAATGCGGGATAAGGCACAACTACAACTGAGCGATGCAGGCGATAGCTATGCGGCAAGCGAGTGTTCGTCCAAGAGGATGCACGATGAATATGGTCTTAGCGCCGCAGCCGGGACCCAGTTCATATCGAGCAACCAGTTCTCTGGTTGGCTTCCGGAACCAAAGCATCATGTCCAACAGTTCGTGGGCCAGGAAGATCCTTCAGCCAACACATCACATACGGTTACTGTGTCGGAGACAGTCGACCGTGGACAACCTACCTATGATGCTGAGCTAGGTTTAAGGATGAACGCATCGGGCTCATATACCTCTCCGATCAAGATATTTGATCATTCCGTCGGACTTAATGAAACCATGGAGGATATCCAAAATTCACAGCAACCGGTGTACAATACCAATCCTCGTTTTAACCCACCCCAAAGCTATATGACTCCCAGTCCTCAGCATGCTCGACCACAGGAAGAGTTTGATCCGGAGAGATACATGCTGAACGGATCCATTAAAAGAGCAATGAACCAAGCATTTAATGatcgacccagaaaagatTTCGAACCCTACAGAAATACTTTATTTACCCCATTTCGCCAGAGAATCTCGAGACAGCCTGATGTTAATAATCTGAATTTTGTGAACGATGTTGTCGAACAGCAAACTGTCTATGAACAATACCTATCGACATCAACATCTTCAAAACAGGAAGCCACCGATAGTCGACAGCGATTTATTGCGACTTCGTCTCCAAATTTACTTTCAACGGAGAGAACGTACCGAAAGCCCTTCTAATTCTACGAGCGCCTTGGGTATGAACTAGCTTGACACTACCAGCCGGGAATGACATCACTACGGACAGCGTGATGGGTTACGCCAATATAAACCTCAAACTTTTTGATCAGATGGATGGATACAAGCGCGATATAGGGTTTGTGAGATAATAAATTTACCAACTTGCCTTAAGACTGCTCTGACGTTACCGAACTTAGTGCTTGCCTGTTCCACATTGCCTGAATTTACTTGTGGTCCCAATTTCCGCTCGTAAATAGCGACGAGCAACCCTCGTTTGTAAAAATCGGGCGCCTTGCCGATGTTGAGAAACTTCTATCGGAGTGCTTCGCGCAACCGGCAAGGTAGCCGACGTAGCCGTATTCCGAATATATCACAGAAACTCAGCGTCAATGGATCCAAGAGACTGAGTCTGCTTAATGTACAATTTTTCGGCTTCGGATGCCGAAACCGAAACCCATCTCCTACATACCACGATTTGAAATACGTGCATCTCTCCAATATCCTGAGTCTTCATCTTTCTAACTCTCGAAAAGAACTGTGCAAATATGTTTGAAAATGTGCAGCAAGGTCCGGTGGACCCTATGTTCGTCTTGAAGCGGGATGCGGACAGCGATGCGTCTCCGGACAAGGTGGATCTCGGTGTCGGGATTTATCGCAATACGGAGGGGAAGTATCATGAAATGGGAGTCCTGCGGGAGGTTAGTATGAGTGTGCAGTTGCAGGAGTTTGATGCTGATACAGTTGTCTCACAAATCAGGCTAAAAGAATCCTGGAGCAAAACAACCCCGGACATGATGTATAAACTCCTCGATTAACCTCAACGGCCTGGGTCCCGATACTGATAAGATATGCTGTAGTATGAATCTACCACAGGGAAGCCAGCGTTTCTGAAAGATGCAGCGGCTGTCATGTTCGGCGAGGAGTGCGAAGCATTGAATGATGGGCGTGTGAGCTCTTAAGGCTTACCCCTATATCGCTACGGCCCCTGACATATTGCTCTCAGATCACATCCGTCCAAACCATCTCAGGTACAGGCGCAAACCACCTGGCCGCTTTGTTTCTAGCGCGATGTGCCGGCTCCAAGCAGAACACGGTGTACGTGGGTACACCAACCTGGGGAAACTACGAGCCCCTCTGCTCTCTGGTAGGCTTGCAAGTGGTCAAGTATCGATACTACGACCCCGAAACCGCCACAGTCGATTTCACAACCCTACTCAACACTGTCTCCAGCGCACCACCAAAcagcatcttcatcctccaaGGATGCTGCCACAACCCCACCGGAGCAGACCTAACACCATCACAGTGGGACGCGCTCGCAGAGGCAATGAAGAAAGCCAACGTCTTTCCATTTCTGGACATCGCCTACCAAGGTCTCGGCGGGTCAATGGATGAAGATGCCTACCCGATCAGGCTATTTACGGAGATGGGGTTCGAAATGGTTGTTTGCCAGTCGTTTTCTAAGAACTTGGGATTGTATGGTGAGAGATGCGGGGTGCTTCATGTCGTCAACTCAAATGCTGCGATTGCTTCGCGTGTTTATGATCAGTTGCGCTGTTTGATTCGGTGGGAATTTTCTTCGTCGCCGGCTTATGGGTCGCGTTTGGCGAGTATTGCTATGGGCCCGGACTTGAAGGGGCAATGGTAAAACAGACCAATGTCTTATGAAGGACAGCTCTGACTGATGTGCAGGTCTGACGAGCTAGTAGCCATGCGCTCTCGGCTACTCGACAATCGACAAAAGCTTTACCAGGCTTTGCAGAACGTACGTCCCACAAAACTCTTCTGGCTCTATACAGGACTAATGTCTACAGACACCGGGCAACTGGGACGTAATCTTGACGACAAAAGGTCTTTTCGCGTACGTACACCTTAATCTCCTTTCATGATCTAAATTAGCAACTAACTATTGAAAGCTGCTTGCCTCTGAATCCACTTCAATGCCAACAACTGCGCACAACGCACCACATCTATCTACCGGATAATGGCCGTATCAATGTTTCCGGACTGAACCCAACTAATGTCAACCAGGTGGCCGCTGCCATTGATTCTGTGACGCGGATTTGATCTCTTATACTGCGGGCTTGGAACATGCTATAAACTGTAAGATCGTTCGTGATGGGTTCGTCCGTTTAAAGTGCCATTTGAGTTCTTTGTACAATTGAATTACTACGAAATCTAGATAGCCTTTGTCCACTGCAATCATTATCGGCAGATCTACTACTGGGAAGCTAAGTCAGCAGAGAGGAGTTTATTCATATATAACTAGCTAAGAGTTTGTTTCGATAGAAACAATAATGTCACTCAAATGAAAGGAAACAATAGCTCTCCAGCCAAACCCTAGGCGGAATACTATCTACTTACAACACAAGGCCTACGAAGTATCCAACCGACAAAAACACGAACTATCCACTTCAATATCCGCCACCGCAAGCGCAACCTTCAACTGAGGCTCCAGCAGCTTAGCGTCATCCCCCCTACCCAACCGCACCAAGCATAATTGGGACCAAGGGCGAAGGCAATGCCCCAGTAGGCCATGGCGCACGAAGCATTACTTGACAATGCTTTCCTGAAGCAATTGATTGCCTCCATATGATTGAACGTATACAACCATGTCAGGCCACGATTGAACCAGACCTGTGTTGCTTCACTGGCGGTGGATATCTCTCGTCCAAAGGTGCTGAGATTGAAGGAGTACGCTTCGACTTGTTCGGGTTCAATCGGCATGGCCTGCGAATTTTCAGGTATCAGGTAACAGAGAAAATGAGAGGATAAACTGAATGTAGAGGTCTAAGGATATTCACAGCAGCGTACTTAGGGCTATTTATACATGATGTGGATTGCTCGGAGAAAACGGTTTCCGTAACGGGAAGGGGAGTGCACGGAGAAGTCAGGAACCTGATCAATGAGTTTCTCTTTGCGGTGCTCCATTAATACTTACGGTCTAATGACTGTGAAATCCATGATTTATCTGGTCACTGTATCCGTAGCTGGCATTTGGACCATATCGCATAATAATACTGAGTTGTAGACGATACTGCCTGAGGTGTCTTTACAGACCCACTCCCTCACCACAGCCAATCGCCGCCCGCGCAGCCGCAAGGGCACAACCAAGCCCTATCTACATAGCCAGCAGCTCAGTAATGTCACTACaggaaacaaaaaaaaaaaaaaaaacgaacGGCCGGGCCTCGTGGGCCACTAGACGCAAAGCACCTTCCGTTGATCGTTTTCTGGATATTTAGTATAGCTATGGAGCTTTCTTGGTGCTGAGCCTGAGGCACGTATCTCATGTTTTCTGGCATAAAAGACATCTTTCTGTTTTCGCTCACCAACACTGGATTCATACAGTGGTACACATTTGTCGAGCTGCGAGCACATCGGCCGTTGTCTAAACCGTCAGTGGGATTGATGGGATGGGAGCTGTGGGATCTATGCCGGGGTTTGGTAGAAATTGTGGTGATGTTTAAAAGCATAGGCACATCAGAAATGGAATGCGCCTATTAGAAGTACAAGAAATGTCTAGCTAACTCTTTCAATGAACGTAGAATTGCTACTCAATTTACCTGCATGTATGCGTTGTAGTTGCACGGCTGCCTGAGGTGTCCGTGATCGCCGATTGCGGCCGACCGAGATCCACGTCTTCCCCAGACCGCAACCTTCATCTTATCACCTACTCTCATCTCCCATCTTTCATCTCACTTTCCAACTCCAAACCATCAATCCACGAGTACACCATCAGTCATGTACTCCCTCCCACTCCTCCTCCCCTTCTTAATAGCCCCTTCAGCGACCCTCCCACACCAACAAACCAACTCGCACCCGGAAACCAAGTCCCCCGACCtcacccccctccccctcgtAATCTGGCACGGCCTCGGCGATAGCTACCAAAGCAGCGGCCTCTCCGAAATCGCCTCTCTTGCCGCCTCCACAAACCCCGGCACATACATCCACATAATCCACCTCTCCGATTCCAGCACCGGCGACCGCCAAGCCTCCTTCCTCGGCAACGTAACCGAGCAAGTCGACTTCGTCTGTGAGCAGCTATCCTCCGAACCGATCGTCGGCACAGCACCCGCGATCAATGCGCTGGGATTCTCACAGGGTGGACAGTTCCTCCGCGCGTACGTGGAGCGGTGCAATGACCCGCCCGTGCGGAATCTGGTCACCGTGGGGAGCCAGCATAATGGGATTTCCGAGTTCCAGGAGTGTATGGCGCTGGATTTGATATGTAAAGGGGCGGAAGCGCTGTTGCATGCGGGTGTGTGGTCGGATTTTGTGCAGGGGAGGTTTGTGCCCGCGCAGTATTTTCGGGATCCGAGGGATGAGGAGTCACTGGGAAAGTATCTGGAGAGCAGCAATTTTCTCGCGGATATCAACAATGAGCGTGAGGGGTCGAGGAACGAGGCGTATAAGAAGAATCTGAAGAAGTTGAACAAGTTCGCGATGCTGATGTTCGAGGATGATAGCATTGCCCATCCGAAGGAGAGTGCGTGGTTTGCGGAGGTGAATGGGACGACTGGGGAGGTGACGCCGTTGAGGGAGAGGGATGTTTATAAGGAGGATTGGCTTGGGTTGAAGGAGTTGGATGAGCAGGGGAAGTTGGATTTTCTGGCACTGCCGGGGGATCATCTGCAAATGGAGGATAAGCAGTTGGTGAGGTTGTTCCAGGACTATTTTGGGCCTGTGGAGGTGGATTTGCCGGATGTGATGCCTGCGAAGGGTGCAAAGGGTGCTAAACATGCTGAGAAGGTGCTTGTTCAGCAGTATTGATATTGATTTGTTTCTCGTTTTATGAATTTGTCAAGATTGATTGCTCTAGCTTTTGATTTACTATAGCATAGCTTAATACCCACGAAGCACGATAATCAAGTACACCCACATTATTTACACTCGATCGAGTCTGACATCTACCTAAATACATGGAAACTATAAAACACAACACCCGCCATGAACAGCATCCCATCCCGCTGTTCAGCCATGACCTCAACATACAGAAAACAAGGGTACTCAAGTCAAGCCACGTCTAccaaaactcagcagaagaaaagacatagcAGAGACAGACAAGTCAAACAGTACAAAATCGCCAACCAAAGAACAAAAGAAACAGTCAAGTCAAATAGAAAGGCCACAAAAAGATGGCCGGTACGAATTATAAGTGCTTTTGCAAGAAAGAGGCAAGAAAATAGCATGCTAATGCGAATGCAACAAATGCAAGTCAAACTAAAACAGAGCCTGAAGAAATGTGAAAACGCAAAACGAAAGAATCAATATGGCGGCCGCCCAATACCACCAATGGCGGCAGGCCGCCTCGAAGAAATACCACCCGTTCTTCTCGTCCCCTTGGGCCTCTCCGCATCACGCGAAGATAAAAAGTCGTTCAATTGGCGTTGGCTATCGCCATGGTCATGTTCTGTGTATCCGCCGTCAACATGAGCGGCGCTTGCAAGACCAGTGCTCGAACGGctcttgctccggttcaaaGTGCCAGCGTTGCTCGGACGATAAGCGTGGTATGCGCCAGCGCTTCCGTTGACAGAGGCTTGTTTCCGGGGAGCCGGCGCGGTGACCGGTCGTTCACCGAGTGGCGTCGAGGCTTGGGAAGAGTCGCTCGGGAATCCACCCGGAAGCGACGGCATGGACGGAATGGAGAGCGACGGCGGGATCGGGGGGACAGGAGGGATGCCGCCGGCTTTCGACTGTCCATCGGTTAGAACAAAGGTCGATGCCCGGGGGGTTTCCACTCCATCTCCTGGCGGCGTCGATTCTCCTTCGACAACAGACTGTGGTCTGCTTGAGACTC from Aspergillus chevalieri M1 DNA, chromosome 2, nearly complete sequence includes:
- a CDS encoding uncharacterized protein (COG:E;~EggNog:ENOG410PM1T;~InterPro:IPR004839,IPR000796,IPR015424,IPR015421, IPR015422;~PFAM:PF00155;~go_function: GO:0003824 - catalytic activity [Evidence IEA];~go_function: GO:0008483 - transaminase activity [Evidence IEA];~go_function: GO:0030170 - pyridoxal phosphate binding [Evidence IEA];~go_process: GO:0006520 - cellular amino acid metabolic process [Evidence IEA];~go_process: GO:0009058 - biosynthetic process [Evidence IEA]) is translated as MFENVQQGPVDPMFVLKRDADSDASPDKVDLGVGIYRNTEGKYHEMGVLREAKRILEQNNPGHDYESTTGKPAFLKDAAAVMFGEECEALNDGRITSVQTISGTGANHLAALFLARCAGSKQNTVYVGTPTWGNYEPLCSLVGLQVVKYRYYDPETATVDFTTLLNTVSSAPPNSIFILQGCCHNPTGADLTPSQWDALAEAMKKANVFPFLDIAYQGLGGSMDEDAYPIRLFTEMGFEMVVCQSFSKNLGLYGERCGVLHVVNSNAAIASRVYDQLRCLIRWEFSSSPAYGSRLASIAMGPDLKGQWSDELVAMRSRLLDNRQKLYQALQNTPGNWDVILTTKGLFACLPLNPLQCQQLRTTHHIYLPDNGRINVSGLNPTNVNQVAAAIDSVTRI
- a CDS encoding uncharacterized protein (COG:S;~EggNog:ENOG410Q1GQ); its protein translation is MNWTGGRLQRHSKDPSTLQKQRFAKPRSRDDDAQVPEIFQSQFHVPKSQKRTLSGEPDSRDQPSRNLHGLSNPPACASNEPPQALSRLDRIKRQLLGTNDWAAIGVTRPVKMPFRSIEELERFGKRRKLTEADHNRLVPSGGRISHPRPRQGPRERASSEFGMIGKVDIRIHRPWDSPESSSNGRNKNSNESSQPMLLDREDSDLVDRSLSTDGGAYSPSKGRTISSQLLLSSQNLPRKSPSLAPSDIVLPIESVSQEQEQQYANLFGPHPYPQPSRSLMRLDSYTPSLHQPVPQFPRRFTIDDQIAAELEAQPSREMRDKAQLQLSDAGDSYAASECSSKRMHDEYGLSAAAGTQFISSNQFSGWLPEPKHHVQQFVGQEDPSANTSHTVTVSETVDRGQPTYDAELGLRMNASGSYTSPIKIFDHSVGLNETMEDIQNSQQPVYNTNPRFNPPQSYMTPSPQHARPQEEFDPERYMLNGSIKRAMNQAFNDRPRKDFEPYRNTLFTPFRQRISRQPDVNNLNFVNDVVEQQTVYEQYLSTSTSSKQEATDSRQRFIATSSPNLLSTERTYRKPF
- a CDS encoding palmitoyl-protein thioesterase family protein (COG:G;~EggNog:ENOG410PMHB;~InterPro:IPR030294,IPR002472,IPR029058;~PFAM:PF02089;~SECRETED:SignalP(1-17);~go_function: GO:0008474 - palmitoyl-(protein) hydrolase activity [Evidence IEA];~go_function: GO:0098599 - palmitoyl hydrolase activity [Evidence IEA];~go_process: GO:0002084 - protein depalmitoylation [Evidence IEA]); this encodes MYSLPLLLPFLIAPSATLPHQQTNSHPETKSPDLTPLPLVIWHGLGDSYQSSGLSEIASLAASTNPGTYIHIIHLSDSSTGDRQASFLGNVTEQVDFVCEQLSSEPIVGTAPAINALGFSQGGQFLRAYVERCNDPPVRNLVTVGSQHNGISEFQECMALDLICKGAEALLHAGVWSDFVQGRFVPAQYFRDPRDEESLGKYLESSNFLADINNEREGSRNEAYKKNLKKLNKFAMLMFEDDSIAHPKESAWFAEVNGTTGEVTPLRERDVYKEDWLGLKELDEQGKLDFLALPGDHLQMEDKQLVRLFQDYFGPVEVDLPDVMPAKGAKGAKHAEKVLVQQY